A window of Planctomycetota bacterium genomic DNA:
CGACGTTTCACCGCAGCCGTTCACCGCGAGGGCGACCTGTACGTCGCCCTGTGTCCGGAGTTGGATGTGGCGAGCCAAGGGGCGACCCTGGACGAGGCCCGCGCGAATCTCGCGGAGGCCGTCCGCCTGTTTCTGGAGAGCGCGAGCCGCAGCGAGGTTGCCGACCGCCTTCACGGGGAAGTGTACGTGACGCCGTTCGAGGTGGAGACGACGGTGGGGTAAGCGGCGCGTCTTCACGGGTCGGCACGTCTGCCGGATCCTGGCGGCGAACGGGTTTGCCGAAGTCCGCCGCCGGGGGAGCCACATCGCCATGCAGAAGCGGATGGCGGGGACCACCGTTACCGTCATCGTCCCCAACCACAAGGAACTGAAAGCGGGGACGCTCGCCTCCATCATCCGCCAGAGCGGCCTTTCCCCGGAACTGTTCCAATCGTGACTGCTGCGCCTCCGCCGGCTGGACCGGAATCTGTTGGCGTGAGCGGCCGCGCCGCGCGCTGCCGTACGAAAAGTTTCGGCGGAACGTCGTCCGGCCGAACTTGGCCTCAGACCGTTCGCCGTTCTCGAAACTCCCTCCGCTCTACGGCCAGAGGGCGCGCGCGGGGACGGCGAGGTGCTTGTCGCCCTCATAGGGGTTGGCGTTTTCGAAGAGTTTCGGGCGCTCGGTTCCCGGCGGATAGTACCAGAGCGACTCGAAGTACCGCCGGTCAAGAGCGTAGACGTCCACCCTGTCGGTCGCCGGATTGAACGAGTCGGGGAGAGTCCCGTAGCGGTGCATCTCGCGGAGGTAGGGGCGCGGAGGCTTGAAGTCTGCCATGTCGAAGCGC
This region includes:
- a CDS encoding type II toxin-antitoxin system HicB family antitoxin; this encodes MPKRRFTAAVHREGDLYVALCPELDVASQGATLDEARANLAEAVRLFLESASRSEVADRLHGEVYVTPFEVETTVG